The Microlunatus antarcticus genome window below encodes:
- the trxA gene encoding thioredoxin: MATVEINADNFEQTISDNDIVLVDFWADWCGPCKRFGPIFEKESSEHGEIVFAKLDTDANQALSGSLGIEGIPTLMAFREGVLVFNQAGALPGPALKQVVDAVKGLDMAEVHKQVAELKQQHEGSDDHAGHDHPHQ, from the coding sequence ATGGCGACGGTCGAGATCAACGCCGACAACTTCGAGCAGACGATCAGCGACAACGACATCGTGCTGGTCGACTTCTGGGCCGACTGGTGCGGCCCGTGCAAGCGCTTCGGCCCGATCTTCGAGAAGGAGTCGAGCGAGCACGGCGAGATCGTCTTCGCCAAGCTGGACACGGACGCCAACCAGGCGCTCTCCGGGTCGCTCGGCATCGAGGGCATCCCGACGCTGATGGCCTTCCGTGAGGGCGTGCTGGTCTTCAACCAGGCGGGCGCGCTGCCCGGCCCGGCCCTGAAGCAGGTCGTGGACGCGGTCAAGGGCCTCGACATGGCCGAGGTGCACAAGCAGGTCGCCGAGCTCAAGCAGCAGCACGAGGGTTCCGACGACCACGCGGGACACGACCACCCGCACCAGTGA
- a CDS encoding class I SAM-dependent methyltransferase → MADRQVDWPDYLAGFHASRPGVVEDVLSRALRADHTPYRWLARAVSADAGVVVDLASGSGPVARELARPGRTVVGVDLSDTELRLAQQRGAGPLVRADARVLPFRDGSVDVVTSALGLVVVQPLPTVIAEVARVLRPGGVLAAIAPAVRPLAPADVRQLGQLNVRLRAKPRFPGPVELAGFRRTVAEQGMTVVEDKRERYRFTIETSDDAALLLSAVYLPFTSPARVASALDYLSEAAERRGSVDIAIPVRRLVAIK, encoded by the coding sequence GTGGCTGACCGCCAGGTCGACTGGCCCGACTACCTCGCCGGCTTCCACGCCAGCCGGCCCGGGGTGGTCGAGGACGTGCTGTCGCGCGCCCTCCGCGCCGACCACACGCCCTACCGCTGGCTGGCCCGGGCCGTCTCGGCGGACGCAGGCGTGGTCGTCGACCTGGCGTCGGGCTCCGGACCCGTCGCCCGTGAGCTCGCCCGTCCCGGACGCACTGTCGTCGGGGTCGACCTCTCCGACACCGAGCTCCGGCTCGCCCAGCAGCGAGGCGCCGGTCCGCTCGTCCGGGCGGACGCCCGGGTGCTGCCGTTCCGCGACGGTTCCGTGGACGTGGTGACGAGCGCGCTCGGCCTCGTCGTCGTCCAGCCGCTGCCGACGGTGATCGCCGAGGTGGCCCGGGTGCTCCGCCCCGGTGGCGTGCTCGCCGCCATCGCCCCCGCCGTACGCCCGCTGGCCCCCGCCGACGTGCGCCAGCTGGGCCAGCTGAACGTCCGGCTGCGGGCCAAGCCCCGCTTCCCGGGACCGGTCGAGCTGGCCGGCTTCCGCCGGACGGTGGCCGAGCAGGGCATGACGGTGGTCGAGGACAAGCGCGAGCGCTACCGCTTCACCATCGAGACCTCGGACGACGCGGCCCTCCTGCTCTCCGCCGTCTACCTGCCGTTCACCTCCCCCGCCCGGGTCGCGTCGGCGCTCGACTACCTCAGCGAGGCCGCCGAACGGCGCGGCTCGGTCGACATCGCCATCCCCGTACGCCGGCTGGTGGCCATCAAGTAG
- a CDS encoding metal-dependent transcriptional regulator produces the protein MSDLIDTTEMYLRTIYELEEEGIVPLRARIAERLHQSGPTVSQTVARMERDNLVRVQGDRHLELSDEGRSRAIRVMRKHRLAERLLIDVIGLDWELVHDEACRWEHVISEDVERKLVDLLNSPTESPYGNPIPGLDELGVVEPATLFRSGNVQLADAVRDAPARVVIERMSEEIQKDVEMMGTLRVAGIRPGTEVDAEAGGLGVRLSAAGFPGCEIDREASTHLFVTPV, from the coding sequence GTGAGCGATCTCATCGACACCACGGAGATGTACCTCCGGACGATCTACGAGCTGGAGGAGGAGGGGATCGTCCCCCTCCGCGCCCGCATCGCCGAGCGCCTGCACCAGAGCGGGCCGACCGTCTCCCAGACGGTCGCGCGGATGGAGCGCGACAACCTGGTGCGCGTCCAGGGCGACCGTCACCTCGAGCTGAGCGACGAGGGCCGGTCCCGGGCCATCCGGGTCATGCGCAAGCACCGGCTGGCCGAGCGGCTGCTCATCGACGTCATCGGGCTGGACTGGGAGCTCGTCCACGACGAGGCCTGCCGCTGGGAGCACGTGATCTCCGAGGACGTCGAGCGCAAGCTCGTCGACCTGCTCAACAGCCCGACGGAGTCCCCGTACGGCAACCCGATCCCCGGCCTCGACGAGCTCGGCGTGGTCGAGCCCGCCACGCTGTTCCGGTCCGGGAACGTCCAGCTCGCCGACGCGGTCCGCGACGCCCCGGCGCGCGTGGTGATCGAGCGCATGAGCGAGGAGATCCAGAAGGACGTCGAGATGATGGGCACCCTGCGAGTCGCCGGCATCCGACCGGGCACCGAGGTCGACGCCGAGGCCGGCGGACTGGGCGTACGCCTGTCCGCGGCCGGGTTCCCGGGCTGCGAGATCGACCGCGAGGCCTCGACCCACCTGTTCGTCACCCCGGTCTGA